The following coding sequences are from one Leptolyngbya sp. NIES-3755 window:
- a CDS encoding unknown protein (similar to AA sequence:cyanobase_aa:ssr2975) has translation MERGRGANRNDRQMVDSVAQQKAMDSLQRRAFGKYIEDVKRTCGRGGADNFTYEELLELAEEFLEL, from the coding sequence GTGGAACGGGGACGAGGTGCAAACCGAAACGATCGCCAAATGGTCGATTCGGTTGCACAACAAAAAGCAATGGACTCGCTACAACGTCGAGCATTTGGAAAATACATTGAGGATGTGAAACGCACTTGCGGTCGAGGAGGAGCAGACAACTTTACTTATGAAGAACTGCTCGAATTAGCAGAGGAATTCCTTGAGCTATGA
- a CDS encoding hypothetical protein (hypothetical protein MicvaDRAFT_3966;~similar to AA sequence:cyanobase_aa:LBDG_25600), with amino-acid sequence MKAWEKIRNIWLATALVSSSLVVLRLAATPIQRPAPPNYTFPASIPLSRWQFVQAIPLGQQKLYTPSLATSVDDLTIAGKSYRYLRNGKPLDIEVRYFRDYGSVSDIVRETTIWMDRIPFTPAQSTFGPHATYERSGRRFITACIVPSGKTTVTDGEFRSLTPEFLLNRSLPWLLGQRPLRDMRCLWTRISTPINRRSPEATEQELDQAWIEWVQWWQTHYPPES; translated from the coding sequence GTGAAAGCCTGGGAGAAGATTCGGAACATCTGGTTAGCAACTGCTTTAGTGAGTAGTAGTTTAGTCGTGTTAAGACTGGCAGCCACTCCCATTCAAAGACCTGCTCCACCCAACTATACATTTCCCGCCTCGATTCCGCTGTCTCGCTGGCAATTCGTTCAAGCGATCCCGCTCGGACAACAAAAACTTTATACACCATCCCTTGCCACCAGCGTGGATGACTTGACGATCGCAGGAAAATCTTACCGCTATCTGCGAAACGGCAAACCGCTCGATATCGAAGTGCGGTATTTTCGCGATTACGGTTCCGTGAGCGACATTGTGAGAGAAACGACGATTTGGATGGATCGCATTCCTTTTACTCCAGCCCAATCGACTTTCGGACCTCATGCCACGTATGAACGATCAGGTCGCCGTTTTATCACCGCCTGCATTGTTCCCAGTGGAAAAACGACCGTGACTGACGGTGAATTTCGCTCACTCACTCCCGAATTTCTGCTCAACCGATCGCTCCCCTGGCTCCTGGGTCAACGTCCACTCCGAGATATGCGCTGTCTCTGGACGAGAATTTCGACCCCGATCAACCGACGCTCTCCCGAAGCAACTGAGCAAGAACTCGACCAAGCCTGGATTGAATGGGTGCAGTGGTGGCAAACCCACTACCCTCCAGAATCTTAA
- a CDS encoding radical SAM protein (similar to AA sequence:cyanobase_aa:LBDG_10280) yields the protein MIEQLFPVVETFHSVQGEGAWTGTSAFFIRLALCDVGCWFCDTKESWSAKRHPQKSIDELVKSAIEAKSAIVVITGGEPLMHDLTELTKALHQAGLRLHLETSGAHPYSGEFDWVTLSPKLSKLPHESVYAHADELKIVISEESDLEWAERESEKVSDRVIHYLQPEWSHKQSLDLIFEYVKQHPKWRISLQTHKLLGVE from the coding sequence ATGATTGAGCAATTGTTTCCGGTTGTTGAAACCTTCCATTCGGTTCAAGGTGAAGGCGCTTGGACGGGCACGAGTGCGTTTTTTATCCGGCTCGCTCTTTGTGATGTTGGGTGCTGGTTTTGTGATACCAAAGAATCTTGGAGCGCGAAACGGCATCCGCAAAAGTCGATCGACGAATTAGTCAAAAGCGCGATCGAGGCAAAAAGCGCGATCGTAGTCATCACTGGCGGCGAACCCTTGATGCACGATCTCACTGAACTGACCAAAGCACTTCATCAGGCTGGATTGCGTTTGCACTTGGAAACATCTGGTGCCCATCCTTACAGTGGCGAATTCGATTGGGTGACACTTTCTCCGAAACTCTCAAAACTGCCACACGAGAGCGTTTATGCTCATGCAGATGAGTTGAAGATCGTCATTTCTGAGGAGTCCGATCTTGAATGGGCGGAGCGAGAATCTGAGAAAGTTAGCGATCGAGTGATTCACTATTTACAACCCGAATGGAGTCATAAGCAAAGCTTGGATCTGATTTTTGAGTATGTCAAACAGCATCCAAAATGGCGCATTAGTCTACAAACTCACAAACTCTTAGGTGTTGAATAA
- a CDS encoding glycosyl transferase, group 1 family protein (similar to AA sequence:cyanobase_aa:LBDG_40840): MNILMLSTTFPYPPTKGGTQVRTFHLLKYLNQAHQVTVLTQRSEDVSEAEIEALREFTGELVVFEKSPQASNKIQRFADFFIEGTPPSVRSNYSPTMQAWIDQHIEKFDVITCEHSVNEIYVRPEFQQKKIVNVHSSVYGSCKNQLQTGTSENQLRDRINLPLLKRYEKRYCQKFTNLVVTTEDDRVQLQSFNPTAEIDVIPNGVDFTAFPYRSQDPGGHHLIFIGAMDNLANIDAAKFLSLEILPQLQSIYPEVTLSLVGARPTAEIQPLGERENITVTGRVDSIADYLHQATVCVIPMRTGYGIKNKTLEAMAAGTPIVSSDRGLEGLQSEQRALRANSIDEYVAAISRLFEDAELRSQLSQNARSLIETEYTWERAGRQYLQVLERTPQVEI; the protein is encoded by the coding sequence ATGAATATCCTCATGTTGTCCACGACATTCCCCTATCCCCCAACTAAAGGTGGAACGCAAGTTCGGACATTTCATTTGCTCAAGTATCTGAATCAGGCACATCAAGTTACGGTTCTGACTCAGCGAAGTGAAGATGTAAGTGAGGCTGAGATTGAAGCATTACGGGAATTCACGGGCGAATTAGTTGTCTTTGAGAAATCGCCTCAAGCTTCAAATAAGATTCAACGATTTGCAGATTTTTTCATAGAAGGAACGCCGCCCAGTGTTCGATCGAACTATTCCCCCACGATGCAAGCTTGGATTGATCAACATATTGAGAAATTCGATGTCATCACTTGCGAACATTCTGTCAATGAGATTTATGTTCGTCCAGAATTTCAACAGAAAAAGATCGTGAATGTGCATAGTTCTGTATACGGATCTTGTAAGAACCAATTACAAACGGGAACTTCTGAAAATCAATTACGCGATCGCATTAATCTCCCACTACTAAAACGCTACGAGAAACGCTACTGTCAGAAGTTCACAAACCTTGTAGTGACGACAGAAGACGATCGTGTTCAACTTCAAAGTTTCAATCCTACTGCTGAAATTGATGTGATTCCCAATGGCGTTGATTTCACCGCATTTCCTTATCGATCGCAAGATCCGGGTGGACATCATTTGATCTTCATCGGTGCAATGGATAACTTAGCGAACATTGATGCAGCGAAGTTTTTGAGCCTAGAAATCTTGCCGCAACTTCAAAGCATTTATCCAGAGGTCACTTTATCGCTGGTTGGGGCACGTCCCACCGCAGAAATTCAACCACTTGGAGAACGTGAGAATATTACCGTGACTGGGCGAGTTGACTCGATCGCGGATTATCTCCACCAAGCAACGGTCTGTGTAATCCCAATGCGAACTGGATACGGAATCAAAAATAAAACGCTGGAAGCAATGGCAGCAGGAACGCCCATTGTATCGAGCGATCGAGGTTTAGAAGGTCTGCAATCCGAGCAACGGGCACTCAGAGCAAATTCAATCGATGAATACGTTGCAGCGATTTCGCGATTGTTTGAAGATGCGGAACTGCGATCGCAACTCTCACAAAATGCGCGATCGCTGATCGAAACCGAATACACCTGGGAACGGGCAGGACGGCAATATTTACAAGTTTTAGAGCGAACTCCTCAAGTCGAGATTTAA
- a CDS encoding 6-pyruvoyl tetrahydropterin synthase and hypothetical protein (similar to AA sequence:cyanobase_aa:LBDG_10290), producing MPKWTLSTEFTFSAAHWIRDYNGPCGRMHGHTYTVRISAIASQLHTSEYCPHPVMVADFRTLRWAKKDVFKGGLDHCVLNEVLPEGYETTAEMIAKYIYDKTKKELPADIKLKVAVSETPNSWAEYEDD from the coding sequence ATGCCAAAGTGGACTTTATCGACCGAATTCACCTTCAGCGCGGCTCACTGGATTCGCGATTATAACGGTCCGTGTGGGCGGATGCACGGACATACCTACACCGTGAGAATTAGCGCGATCGCGTCTCAGCTTCATACGTCTGAATATTGTCCGCATCCGGTGATGGTGGCGGATTTCAGAACCTTACGCTGGGCGAAAAAAGATGTGTTCAAAGGTGGACTCGATCACTGTGTGTTAAATGAAGTGCTGCCGGAAGGCTATGAAACCACAGCAGAAATGATTGCAAAATATATCTACGACAAAACCAAGAAAGAGCTTCCCGCTGATATCAAACTGAAAGTTGCGGTTTCAGAAACTCCAAATTCTTGGGCGGAGTACGAAGATGATTGA
- a CDS encoding isopropylmalate isomerase large subunit (similar to AA sequence:cyanobase_aa:LBDG_42100), whose protein sequence is MSTGTLFDKVWDLHTVGVLPSGQTQLFIGLHLIHEVTSPQAFSMLRERGLKVLFPERTVATVDHIIPTDNLARPFLDSMAEEMLQELEKNTASNNIRFYPVGSGSQGIVHVIAPEQGLTQPGMTIACGDSHTSTHGAFGAIAFGIGTSQVRDVLASQTLALSKLKVRKIEVNGKLNAGVYAKDVILHIIRKLGVKGGVGYAYEFAGTTFEQMNMEERMTVCNMSIEGGARCGYVNPDQVTYDYLQGRDYAPKGEEWEKAIAWWNSLRSDADAVYDDVIVYDAADIAPTVTWGITPGQGIGVTEMVPTPDVMPADEQAIALEAYQYMDLQPGKPLQGTKIDVCFIGSCTNGRISDLREAARVAQGRRVADGVKAFVVPGSERVKYQAEQEGLDRIFTEAGFEWREPGCSMCLAMNPDKLQGRQISASSSNRNFKGRQGSASGRTLLMSPAMVAAAAITGKVTDVRELM, encoded by the coding sequence ATGAGTACCGGGACATTGTTCGATAAAGTCTGGGATTTGCACACCGTCGGGGTTCTGCCATCGGGACAAACTCAACTCTTCATCGGGCTACATCTCATTCACGAAGTGACCAGCCCCCAAGCGTTTTCAATGTTACGAGAACGCGGTTTGAAAGTTTTGTTTCCCGAAAGAACGGTTGCAACCGTCGATCACATCATTCCGACTGACAATCTCGCTCGTCCCTTTCTCGACTCAATGGCAGAAGAGATGCTCCAAGAGCTTGAGAAAAACACCGCATCGAACAATATTCGCTTTTATCCGGTCGGTTCTGGAAGCCAAGGAATTGTCCACGTCATCGCACCCGAACAAGGATTAACTCAGCCTGGAATGACGATCGCTTGCGGAGATAGTCACACCTCAACACATGGCGCGTTTGGTGCGATCGCATTTGGCATCGGAACCAGTCAAGTCCGCGATGTGCTTGCTTCCCAGACCTTGGCACTCTCAAAACTCAAAGTCAGAAAAATCGAAGTGAATGGCAAGCTCAACGCTGGCGTATACGCAAAAGATGTCATTCTCCACATCATTCGCAAACTCGGTGTCAAAGGTGGAGTCGGATACGCTTACGAATTCGCTGGAACGACGTTTGAACAAATGAACATGGAAGAACGCATGACCGTTTGTAATATGTCGATCGAAGGTGGCGCACGTTGCGGATACGTTAATCCTGATCAGGTTACTTACGATTACTTGCAAGGTCGCGATTATGCTCCAAAAGGCGAAGAATGGGAGAAAGCGATCGCTTGGTGGAATAGTCTTCGGAGTGATGCTGATGCTGTTTACGATGACGTGATCGTTTACGATGCGGCTGATATTGCTCCGACTGTGACTTGGGGGATCACCCCAGGACAGGGAATTGGCGTAACTGAGATGGTTCCGACTCCGGATGTGATGCCCGCAGATGAACAAGCGATCGCACTCGAAGCATACCAATACATGGATCTGCAACCGGGCAAACCGCTGCAAGGAACCAAGATCGATGTCTGCTTTATCGGAAGCTGTACGAATGGACGCATTTCTGACCTGAGAGAAGCGGCGCGAGTGGCTCAAGGGCGGCGAGTTGCAGACGGGGTAAAAGCGTTTGTCGTACCAGGATCGGAGCGGGTGAAGTACCAAGCCGAACAAGAAGGACTCGATCGTATTTTCACAGAAGCCGGATTCGAGTGGCGGGAACCGGGTTGCTCGATGTGTTTGGCGATGAACCCCGATAAATTGCAAGGTCGGCAAATTAGCGCCTCTTCCTCGAATCGGAACTTCAAAGGACGGCAGGGATCAGCTTCGGGGCGTACCTTGTTGATGAGTCCGGCGATGGTGGCAGCAGCGGCGATTACCGGGAAGGTCACAGACGTACGTGAATTGATGTAG
- a CDS encoding glycosyl transferase family protein (similar to AA sequence:cyanobase_aa:LBDG_52030): MPKISVCIPTYNRVHLLPFAIDSVFAQTTSDWELIVCDDGSQDGTSELMERYTDPRVRYVRHPLNVGKSNNMRSGYEVATGKYFIKFDDDDRLTPEFLEKTCEILDRDSSIDFVGTDHWIINSDSQRDLEFTDKNSQNWGRSALKEGIPPALLETVFVKQSFQIGATLFRMQALQDVDYMRPNIQNCEDNDLFVRLVLAGKQGYYLPQRLMEYRVHPEQQGLDRAIPYLKDKLSYLENFRFTSELERIRRSRLAETQLLLGLRLIEIGETERGRELVRFGKLASVSKAYVGFALSVLPKPLRHLAFHIVRKLK; encoded by the coding sequence ATGCCCAAAATTAGTGTCTGTATCCCTACGTATAATCGCGTTCACTTGTTGCCCTTTGCGATCGACAGTGTTTTCGCTCAAACGACCTCGGATTGGGAATTGATCGTGTGTGATGATGGCTCTCAAGACGGGACTTCCGAGCTAATGGAACGCTACACTGATCCGCGTGTTCGGTATGTCCGCCATCCTCTTAATGTGGGTAAAAGTAACAATATGCGATCGGGCTATGAAGTCGCGACTGGAAAGTATTTCATCAAATTCGATGACGACGATCGCTTGACTCCAGAATTCTTAGAAAAGACTTGTGAAATTCTCGATCGTGATTCGTCGATCGACTTTGTTGGAACGGATCACTGGATCATCAATTCTGACAGTCAGCGAGATCTTGAATTCACCGACAAGAATTCTCAAAACTGGGGCAGATCAGCACTCAAAGAAGGTATTCCTCCGGCATTATTAGAAACAGTATTCGTAAAACAGAGTTTTCAGATTGGCGCAACGCTATTCAGAATGCAAGCGTTACAAGATGTCGATTACATGCGCCCAAATATTCAAAACTGTGAAGACAATGATTTATTTGTACGCTTAGTACTCGCTGGAAAACAGGGTTATTACTTGCCACAACGGTTGATGGAATATCGAGTACATCCAGAACAACAAGGACTCGATCGAGCCATTCCCTATTTGAAAGACAAACTGAGCTATTTAGAGAATTTCCGGTTCACGTCGGAATTGGAAAGAATTCGTCGATCGCGCCTTGCTGAAACTCAATTGTTGCTCGGACTGAGATTGATTGAAATTGGAGAGACAGAGCGGGGACGGGAATTAGTTCGATTCGGTAAGCTTGCCTCAGTCTCGAAAGCTTATGTTGGATTCGCGCTTTCTGTGTTGCCCAAACCGCTAAGACATTTGGCATTTCACATAGTGAGAAAGCTCAAGTAA
- a CDS encoding cationic amino acid transporter, APC family protein (similar to AA sequence:cyanobase_aa:LBDG_34700) has translation MEPNAEADSLKRVFGLPTLVIYGVGDILGAGIYAVVGRIAGLSGHLVWASFVVAMVVATFTALSYAEMGSRFPKSGGVAYFVHRAFRTDWLSTLVGWLMFCTCVISMATISRAFAGYVIAVAPQLPEWLIVFALFAGLTFVNFRGMKESSALNIFCTTLEVSGLIIVILVTSAFLLGGNTTTVPATPTPQEVGWVAVIQGAALAFYAFIGFEDLVNVAEEVRDPERNVPRAIIIALSIAGIIYILVSWLSVQVLDPVTLAASKAPLLDVVRRAQPGIPPITFTVIAAFAVLNTALLNFVTASRLIYGMSREGLLPAWFSRLHPERSTPYRTFFVIVPLAIALAVSGTIQLLAGATATLILVMFCLVNVSLLVIKRQAPQAPGFRVPAIVPILALLLNVGLITFASDESRRLGLAFMAVGALLIVLRNAFLKGTLTRSEE, from the coding sequence ATGGAACCGAATGCAGAAGCGGATTCACTCAAGCGCGTCTTTGGATTACCGACGCTCGTAATCTATGGAGTGGGTGACATTCTAGGGGCTGGAATTTATGCAGTCGTGGGCAGGATTGCGGGATTATCAGGACATCTCGTTTGGGCTTCGTTTGTTGTGGCGATGGTGGTTGCGACATTCACGGCACTGAGCTACGCGGAAATGGGCAGTCGATTTCCCAAAAGTGGTGGAGTCGCTTATTTTGTGCATCGAGCCTTTAGAACCGATTGGCTCTCGACGCTGGTGGGCTGGTTGATGTTTTGCACCTGCGTCATTTCGATGGCAACGATCTCTAGAGCCTTTGCAGGATATGTGATTGCGGTGGCTCCTCAACTTCCTGAATGGTTAATTGTTTTCGCATTGTTTGCAGGTCTGACGTTTGTAAACTTCCGAGGCATGAAAGAGTCTTCAGCCTTGAATATTTTTTGTACGACGCTTGAAGTTTCGGGGCTGATTATTGTCATTTTGGTGACTTCTGCCTTTCTTCTGGGTGGGAATACGACAACGGTTCCTGCAACTCCAACACCACAAGAAGTCGGCTGGGTTGCAGTGATTCAAGGAGCGGCACTGGCGTTCTATGCGTTTATTGGGTTTGAGGATTTGGTGAATGTGGCTGAAGAAGTCAGAGATCCAGAGCGCAATGTTCCAAGAGCAATTATCATCGCACTCTCGATCGCGGGAATAATCTACATTCTCGTCTCCTGGCTCTCGGTTCAAGTCCTCGATCCGGTCACACTTGCAGCTTCAAAAGCTCCATTACTTGATGTGGTTCGTCGCGCTCAACCCGGTATTCCACCGATTACGTTTACGGTCATTGCTGCGTTTGCCGTACTGAATACAGCGTTATTAAACTTTGTCACAGCATCGCGATTGATTTATGGAATGTCGCGAGAAGGACTATTGCCTGCTTGGTTTAGTCGATTGCATCCAGAACGATCGACACCGTATCGGACGTTTTTCGTGATTGTTCCACTCGCGATCGCGCTTGCGGTTTCCGGTACGATTCAACTTTTGGCAGGAGCCACCGCAACATTGATTCTAGTGATGTTCTGTCTGGTCAATGTGTCCTTGCTCGTGATTAAACGGCAGGCTCCTCAAGCTCCTGGATTCCGAGTTCCAGCGATCGTACCAATCTTGGCATTGTTGCTGAATGTTGGTTTAATTACGTTTGCCTCAGATGAAAGCCGACGGTTGGGATTGGCATTTATGGCGGTCGGAGCATTGTTGATTGTGCTGCGGAATGCCTTTTTGAAAGGGACACTCACACGCTCTGAAGAATAA
- a CDS encoding PspA/IM30 family protein (similar to AA sequence:cyanobase_aa:LBDG_55170) — protein MEPYNHINQMQASLVKMQQALVSATTAQIRTWQRLETAIAEVEKWKSRKKLAQEKGASDLVKEAALREEVWTENVERLRMQSSRDAETISQLKKKIIDIEVEMTYSIQIDSQQSSTWDEQFNSIDKIVGAVERLEQKFRHIAVLTQETYQEFSVLKLAIHKQQHKQKIESLSLQQEQLETRVLRQSSALTGENLEIHFAEPVYEEIDIQLEAMKAYMLGQQKTGTSIQLADLDLTELEDLKRRLDYL, from the coding sequence ATGGAGCCTTACAATCACATTAATCAGATGCAAGCAAGTCTTGTAAAAATGCAACAAGCGCTTGTCAGTGCTACTACTGCCCAAATACGTACTTGGCAGCGACTTGAAACTGCGATCGCGGAAGTCGAAAAGTGGAAAAGCCGGAAAAAATTAGCGCAGGAGAAAGGCGCAAGTGATTTAGTGAAAGAGGCTGCCTTGCGAGAAGAGGTCTGGACTGAGAACGTAGAGCGACTGAGAATGCAAAGCAGCCGCGATGCTGAAACGATTAGTCAACTCAAGAAGAAGATAATTGACATAGAAGTTGAGATGACGTACTCGATTCAGATTGATTCACAGCAATCTTCAACGTGGGATGAGCAATTTAATAGCATAGACAAAATTGTTGGGGCAGTCGAGCGACTCGAACAAAAGTTTCGGCACATTGCTGTTCTGACTCAAGAAACATACCAGGAATTTTCGGTATTGAAGCTTGCAATTCACAAGCAGCAGCACAAACAAAAGATCGAATCGCTGTCGCTCCAACAAGAACAACTGGAAACCAGAGTTTTACGGCAATCATCAGCGCTAACAGGCGAAAACTTAGAAATTCATTTTGCAGAACCTGTTTATGAAGAGATTGATATACAACTCGAAGCAATGAAAGCCTATATGCTTGGGCAGCAAAAAACTGGTACATCTATCCAGCTTGCTGATCTCGACTTGACAGAGTTAGAAGACCTCAAGCGGCGGCTAGATTATCTGTAG
- a CDS encoding hypothetical protein (conserved membrane hypothetical protein;~similar to AA sequence:cyanobase_aa:LBDG_25590) gives MKGFFKTPYLLLAIAVALTTIHFQLIWRVNHQGQFLEAAVLSWAATWFMIWRRHEDLSFKSHPGASAIALVLIAWLLFRSLMVSQYDAFMRFFPVITGLSLALLASGFALKTYWRELLVLGWMVIPSTTLLSQIDISPLTAEFSGSLLWYTGFRVVQEGVMIHLPAGSVEVYRGCSGIQLIWQHLSLGVIFTLLFPIGWLRSLIVPIAGILIAFIVNSIRVALMAILVDQNNREAFDYWHLGTGSLIFSMISVTLFGLLCYFLLEQADRAEEEEVQA, from the coding sequence ATGAAAGGGTTCTTTAAAACACCATATCTCCTCCTTGCGATCGCGGTTGCCCTAACCACGATTCATTTCCAACTGATCTGGAGAGTCAATCACCAAGGGCAATTCCTCGAAGCTGCGGTGCTCAGTTGGGCAGCCACTTGGTTTATGATTTGGCGCAGACACGAAGACCTGAGCTTCAAAAGTCATCCGGGTGCAAGTGCGATCGCGCTTGTTCTGATCGCTTGGCTCTTATTCCGTAGCCTCATGGTGTCTCAATACGATGCGTTTATGCGGTTTTTTCCAGTGATCACAGGTCTGAGTCTTGCACTGCTCGCGTCTGGGTTCGCCCTCAAAACTTACTGGCGAGAACTTCTAGTTTTAGGCTGGATGGTCATTCCCAGTACGACCTTACTCTCTCAGATTGACATTTCGCCCCTCACCGCAGAATTCAGCGGCAGTTTGCTTTGGTACACAGGCTTTCGCGTGGTTCAAGAAGGAGTGATGATTCACCTGCCTGCGGGGAGCGTTGAAGTTTATCGAGGATGTTCTGGGATTCAACTGATTTGGCAGCATTTATCGCTCGGAGTGATATTTACTCTGCTATTTCCAATCGGGTGGCTGCGATCGCTGATTGTCCCGATTGCAGGAATCTTGATCGCATTCATTGTCAACAGTATTCGAGTCGCACTGATGGCAATTTTAGTCGATCAAAATAATCGAGAAGCCTTTGACTATTGGCATTTGGGAACTGGATCGCTGATTTTTTCGATGATTTCCGTCACGCTGTTTGGCTTGCTCTGCTACTTTCTACTCGAACAAGCCGATCGCGCTGAAGAAGAGGAGGTACAAGCGTGA
- a CDS encoding CopG/DNA-binding domain-containing protein (similar to AA sequence:cyanobase_aa:LBDG_36350): MEAEYDFSQGKRGAVDPVSAGKTRITIRLDDDILAWFREQVHAAGGGNYQTLINEALRQHIEQQREPLEATLRRVLREELERVRK; encoded by the coding sequence ATGGAAGCAGAATACGATTTTAGCCAGGGAAAGCGCGGAGCCGTTGATCCAGTCAGCGCTGGGAAAACTCGGATTACGATTCGACTAGACGATGACATTTTGGCATGGTTTCGCGAGCAGGTTCACGCCGCAGGTGGAGGTAACTATCAAACGCTAATTAATGAAGCTTTGCGGCAACACATTGAGCAACAACGTGAGCCATTAGAAGCGACATTGAGAAGAGTACTGCGTGAAGAACTTGAGCGAGTTCGGAAATAA
- a CDS encoding hypothetical protein (conserved hypothetical protein;~similar to AA sequence:cyanobase_aa:LBDG_36360), whose amino-acid sequence MTYQWDNNKAAANLNKHGIDFADAVSVFADDLAITVTDDRFEEERFITIGIDAFGRILVVVYTMRDDEIRLISARKATRQERTQYEEE is encoded by the coding sequence ATGACTTATCAGTGGGACAACAACAAAGCCGCTGCCAATCTCAACAAGCACGGAATCGATTTTGCGGATGCTGTTTCAGTTTTCGCAGATGATTTGGCGATTACCGTAACAGACGATCGGTTTGAAGAAGAGCGATTTATCACGATCGGCATAGATGCTTTCGGGCGAATCTTAGTCGTGGTTTATACAATGCGCGACGATGAAATTCGATTGATTTCGGCTCGAAAAGCAACTCGCCAAGAGCGAACCCAATATGAAGAGGAATAG
- a CDS encoding transposase (similar to AA sequence:cyanobase_aa:all7085), producing the protein MKTLKFKLYQSKRNRHLKRSINAAGVIYNHCIALHKRYYRMWGKHLNCATLQAHIAKLRKRKAFWQTVGSQAVQDICQRIEKAYQLFFKHHKKGVRPPGFKKVRRYKSFTLKQAGYRFLGGNRIKIGNRVYQFWNSRELEGTVKTLTIKRTPLEELFMVVVVDGASEPENKVETSRIAGFDFGLKTFLTCSDGSKIESPQFLKQSLNAIKNASRQHSKKRKGSANRERARLNLVRKHEDVCNRRSDWFWKLAHDLTDRFDVLCFETLNLKGMQQLWGRKISDLAFGEFIKILEWVAIKKNKQVVFIDQWYPSSKTCSHCGHALKELDLSVREWRCPSCQSVNGRDENAAKNICAVGASTARLGDVRQATPAIAV; encoded by the coding sequence ATGAAAACATTGAAGTTCAAGCTCTATCAAAGCAAGCGGAATCGACACCTTAAACGCAGTATCAACGCTGCCGGGGTGATCTATAACCACTGCATTGCACTTCACAAACGGTACTACCGGATGTGGGGAAAGCATTTGAATTGCGCGACACTTCAGGCTCATATCGCCAAACTGAGAAAGCGTAAAGCGTTCTGGCAAACCGTAGGATCTCAGGCAGTGCAGGATATCTGCCAGCGAATTGAGAAAGCCTATCAACTGTTCTTTAAGCACCACAAGAAAGGAGTTAGACCACCGGGATTCAAGAAAGTTCGACGGTACAAATCATTCACCCTGAAACAAGCTGGCTATAGGTTCTTGGGTGGCAATCGCATCAAGATTGGGAACCGAGTTTATCAATTTTGGAATTCCAGGGAATTAGAGGGAACTGTCAAAACTCTAACCATTAAGCGCACTCCACTTGAGGAGTTGTTTATGGTTGTGGTTGTTGATGGTGCAAGCGAACCAGAAAACAAAGTCGAGACGAGTAGAATCGCTGGCTTTGATTTCGGCTTGAAAACATTTCTCACTTGTTCTGATGGTTCCAAGATTGAATCACCGCAATTCCTGAAACAGTCGCTCAATGCCATCAAGAACGCGAGTCGTCAGCATTCCAAGAAGCGCAAAGGATCAGCAAACCGAGAACGCGCCAGATTGAATCTGGTACGCAAGCATGAAGATGTTTGCAATCGTCGTTCTGATTGGTTTTGGAAATTAGCGCATGACCTCACAGACAGGTTTGATGTACTGTGTTTCGAGACGTTGAATCTCAAGGGAATGCAGCAACTTTGGGGACGCAAGATTTCAGATCTTGCATTTGGAGAGTTCATCAAAATTCTCGAATGGGTTGCGATTAAGAAAAACAAGCAAGTCGTCTTTATTGATCAGTGGTATCCGTCTTCTAAGACTTGTTCGCACTGTGGTCATGCCTTGAAAGAGTTGGATCTGTCAGTCCGTGAATGGCGTTGTCCGTCGTGTCAGTCCGTGAACGGCAGAGATGAGAATGCCGCTAAGAATATTTGTGCGGTTGGGGCATCGACCGCTAGGTTAGGCGATGTTAGACAGGCTACGCCTGCAATCGCTGTCTGA